The nucleotide window GCTCTCTGCGATTCAAAATGCCTTCTCAGTTTTCTTAGCGTCCTTTGCGTCTTTGCGGTTCAAATCCTTCCGGTCGCCAGTACAAACTATGAGTCTTGGCTTAGCCAATCACCGGTAACAGCGCCGGCCGCGGCGTACGCACTGCTTGTTCTTCAGCCGGCCACATCGCGTCGGTGAATTCGTCCAACTGCTCGGGCGTTTCAAAGTACCGTTCATAGACGTAGTTGTTGTCGTACTCGCAGTTGTCGGTCGAGTACTCGCGGCAAATCTGCGGCCGCGTCATGTAAATGCCACAGCGATGGTCGGCCTGCAAATGCCGGCAGGTGGTGTGGACCAGCAAGTACCACTCCCCCTCCTCGGTAAAGATGCTGGTCTGGCCGTGGATCATGTACCAGCGCAGATAGTCCATATCGGCCCGACACTCGGGCGTGTCGATTTGCAGCGCGTAGTAGCGACAGCACTTGGCCGTGCAGTGATCGCACAGGCACTCGCCCGGCTGGAGCGCCTCGGGCTTGATCTGGGGCAGCTTGGGATGCATGGCAAGGGGTCCGGTGCTTCACGGCTAAAAGGCCATATTGTGCATAGAAATCAAGCGCAGACAACCGGCGAGCCGCTAAGGCAAATGACCAATGTCCAAGTCCCAATGACCAACGAATTCGACCACGACGGCACGACGCACACGACGTCGGAAAGAGAAGATTTGAACCGCAAAGACGCAAAGATCGCAAAGCAAGGCTAAAAGCATGGAATCGCAGAGGACGCAGGGCAGCGCAGAGAGAAGGATTCCAGCATTCTCGCTCCGTGCTGCCCTGCGTCCTCTGCGATTCAAACTATCTTCCCCCTTTGCGATCTTTGCGTCTTTGCGGTTCAATCCTCCCTTCCCGAATCTGGCCACATGGCTGCGTGCATGGGGCACTCCGACCAAGTAAGATAAAACGCTCCTTTGGCCCGCTTTCCTGGAAAGGCTCCGACCATGAAACGCCGTGATTTTCTCAACTCGCTCCCCTGGGCTGGCTACAGCCTGATGGTGCTGGCCGACGACCTGCCGGCCGCGCCCGGGTCGCTGGAAGCCTCGGGTGACGAGATCCGCGCCACGATCAAGCAACTGGCCCCGCCCGACGGCGCGCGCCAGCCGGCCAAGGCCGAGCCGAACATGACGCAGGTCGACTTGGAGTGCGACTTGCTGGTGGCCGGCGGCGGGTTGGCGGGCGTGCTGGCCGCCGTCTCGGCCGCGCGTCACGGCGCGCGGGTCGTGCTGGTCCAGGACCGTTCACGCCTTGGCGGCAATTCGAGCAGCGAAGTCAAAATGCACGTCGTCGGCGCGAACCATCACAAGGGCCGTCCCGGCTGGCGCGAAGGGGGCCTGCTCGAGGAGTTCCGCCTGGAAGACGCCGTCAACAATCCGCAGCGAACCTGGGAGCTGTGGGATCTGCTGCTGTATGACAAGCTGGTCAGCGAGCCGCGAGCCAAGGTGTTGCTCGACACGTCGATCTACGCCGTCGAAAAGACTGGCGACAAGATCACCGCCGCCTGGTGTCGGTGCGACAAGACCGAGCACCTGTATCGCGTGACCGCCAAGCTGTACATGGACTGCACGGGCGACTCGCGGCTGGGTCTGGAAGCGGGCGCCGAGCTGCGCTATGGCCGCGAATCGCGCAGCGAGTTCAACGAGCCCCTCGCCCCCGAGACGCCCGATAAAGAGACGATGGGTTCGAGCATTCTGTTCACCTCGCGCAAGTTCGACCGGCCCATGCCGTTCAAGCCGCCCCATTGGGCCCGCAAGGTCGAGAAACAGCATCTCGTCAAACGCTCGGTCAAGTCGTGGGAATATGGCTATTGGTGGATCGAGTGGGGTGGCCAGCTCAACACCATCAACGACAACGAGCGGATTCGCTTCGAGCTGCTGTCGATCGTGCTGGGCGTGTGGGACTACATCAAGAACAGCGGCAATCATCCCGACAGCGCCAATTGGGCGCTCGATTGGGTGGGCATGATCCCTGGCAAGCGCGAAAGCCGCCGCTTGATGGGGGAACACGTGCTGACGCAGTTCGATCTGGTGAACGCGGGCAGCGGGCTCGACGACGCGGTCTGCATTGGCGGCTGGCCGATGGACGATCACCCGCCGGGGGGCTTCGATCGGGCCGACTTGCCCCCGACCGTGATGGTCAAGACGCCGATCTTCAACATTCCGCTCCGTTCGCTCTACAGCAAGAACGTCAGCAATCTGATGATGGCGGGCCGGAACATCAGCGCCACGCACGCGGCGTTTACCTCGACGCGCGTGATGGCCACCTGCGCTGTCATCGGCCAGGCCGCCGGCACCGCGGCCGCGCTTTGCATTGCCAACAACATCTTGCCCAAGGAACTGTATCAGGACAAAAAGCGACTGGCCGAGCTGCAGCAAACGCTGCTGCGCGACGATCAATCGATCGCCGGGCTCAAAAACGACGACGCGGCCGACCTGGCCCGCACGGCCAAGGTAACCGCCTCGGGCGAGACCGAGGACGCGCCGGCCAAGAACGTGATCAACGGCTTTGTCCGCGACGTGCCCGGGCAGTATGTCAACCGCTGGAGCACGGAACTTGGCGAGGGGGCCTGGCTCGAACTCGATTGGGACAAGCCGGCCCAGGTTGGCGAAGTGCAGGTGACGTTCGACTCGGGCTTTCAGCGCGAGCTGACCCTTTCGTCGCAAGACGGCGTCAATCACGGGATCATCCGCGCGCCCCAGCCCGAGACGGTTCGCGACTACACGCTGGAATACCGCGACTCAGCCTCGGGCGATTGGAAGCCGCTGGCCGCGGTCACCGGCAACTATCAGCGTCTGGTCCGCCACCGCTTCGACCCCGTCACGGCGCAAGCGATTCGCTTGAAGATCACAGCCACGAACGGTGACCGACTGGCCCGGGTGTTTGAGGTCCGGTGTTATGGGTGAGGGAAGAAGTTGCTGGTTGCGAGTTGAGAGTTACTAGGAAAATGCGTCCACTAGGTTGCCGCCACTCGCCACCAGCAACTTTTCCGAATGCCGCCAAAGTTGCGTGTCGTTAATCCGCTGCCTAGCGCCGATGCAGCCAAAGCACGAATCGCGCGCATCGGTCGCCGTGGCCCTCTGAGCCACGTTCTCATCGCATCTTATTGATGCCATTCAACTTAAGGCAATCAGAATCGCTTCAAAAGCCGCTGGCACGCAATATGCGACACGGTAACGCACGATTCGGGTCGGCCGTTACAAGTCGTCCAGAATGCGGCTGCCGGTGTGCGGCAGTCGATAACATCAAACCATTGCCAGTCCCAGTGTTTTTTGGCAAAGGGTGGTGCTGGCAAGGTCTGGACGACTAGTTCGGCAGGCCAGTCACGTCAGGCGGTTTGTCGAGTTTAGTAGTCAGAATGTTTGGGGTTGGGAGATCGTTGCCATGATTGCCTGCGTGATTGTTGGTTCGGTGTGTTTGGCGTTAATCGCCGGGGTGATGGCTGTTTCCGCCTGCTGCTAACGAGTGATCGTCTGCCGCTGCCGATTCGCGTTGCGGCAACCTGTTGCCAACTTCCGGCGCGGGTTACCACCCTTCTTTGGGTCGCGCTTGCTGCCGACCGTCTTTCCGTGGTTAAGTGTGATCCTGATGCGCACACGCCACGCTTCGGTCAAATCCGAATGACGAAGGGGTTCGACCACAACGGCACGACGGACACGACGTAGGAAAAAGGCAAGAGATAAAGGTTTTGAACCGCAAAGACGCAAAGTTCGCCAAGGAAGACCAAGAGAAAAGAAGGAGTTCTGCTCCGCATCTCTCCGCGCGCTCTGCGATTCAAAATGTTTTCTCTGTTTCCTTTGCGTCTTTGCGGTTCAAATTCTGTCCTGGAGCGGCAGCGCGCGGGCCTTTGGCCCCACGGCTTAACGGTGGCACGTTTTCGATGTTTCTCTCCTTACAACTCCCCGCCTTTACCCCCCGCTGCTCCGTGTCTTCCTCCGTGCCCTCTGTGTCTCCGTGGTTAATCAGCCGCGTGACAAGCCGGGCTGTGCGCGCTACACTTTCGGGCCGCTGACTAACTCGCGTCGCATTCCCGCAAGGAAACCAAACATGTCCGAAGTGATCATCCGTCTCCGTGCCAATGGCTCGATGGCCGTCGAAGGCCCGTTTACGCTCTTGGACCACGAAGGGAATAAGTTCACGCTGCCGGCGAACAAGCCGGCCGTGGCGCTGTGCCGCTGCGGCCATTCGGCCCGCAAGCCGTTCTGCGACGGGGCCCACAAGACCTGCGGCTTCGTGGCCCAGGAACTCGCGCCGCCTCCGCCGCCGGCGACCGCGTGACGCTCCAAGGCCCCCGGCGACTCGCCGGGGGCTAACGGCCATTTTGCGCGGCAGAATCGCTACAGATTCGCCCACTTGTCGCGGCGATTTAGCGCCCCGCGTGGCCGCTAACAGCTTTTCCCCAGCGGCGACCTGCGACCCTCGAAATTCCCCGCCGCGCTTAAGCGTGGTCGCGGCCGTCACTTCCGCCGCTTGGCGTCGGTGGCATCCCGCGTCGATTCGACCGCGCTATCACGTCGGTTAGTCGGGCATCCTAGAATCGTTCGCTTCCCATGAGCGAAAGGGACGCGCCCAGGAAGGCGCGGGCCCCTCGCTCGCCCCCGCCTGGACTGTCACCCCCAAGGAAGCAGAGCCCGTGGAATTCGATTCGCAGGAAGCAGGTCTCGACGTCGAAACGCTCGACAACACCAGTCAGGAATACTTGGGTCGCTGGCATTCGCTGGTCAGCACCACCAACTGGGAAAAGGGACGCATTATCCACCAGTGGCGCGAGGCCCTGAAGGCCTCGCGCGCGGCTCCCCAGCAATTCTCCGACGAGTCCTGGAGCCGCCGGATCGGCTCGGTCAGCGGCCAGCATACCGGCCGCCTGCGCCGCGTGTTTGAACGCTTCGACGCGGTTCGCGAATCGTACCCCGGCTTGTATTGGAGCCACTTCTGCGCGGCCACTGAATGGGACGACGCCGAGTTGTGGCTCGAAGGGGCGGTGCAGAACGAGTGGTCGATCTCCGAGATGCGGGGCCAGCGGGCCGAAGCCTTTGGCCAGACGGCCACGCCTGAGATGCAGGACGACCCGGCCAGCGAGTTCGACGAGGACTTTGCCCCGATCGAGGCCGAGAACCAGGCCGAAGTCCGTATCCCCGGCGAGGCGTCGGGCGAAATGCGCCGCGATGTCGACCGCCATGAAAGCGACGCTGGCGAACCAGCCGATGACGAAGCGCACAGTGCCGAAGCCGGCGATTCCTGGGACTTTGAGCAGCGCGACGCCTCGGGCGAACACGCCGACGCGCTGGCTGGCGGCGCTTCGCACGCCATTCCGCTGGCGCTCCCCGCGGACCTGGCCGAAGCGTTCGACACGCTCAAGTTGGCCATCTTGCGGCACAAGCTGAGCGGCTGGCGGGAGGCCTCGCGCGAGGACGTTTTGAGTGGACTTTCGGCCCTGATGGCGATGGCGCAGGCCCCCTCGGAATAGACGCTCGCGCGACCTCAAAAACGTCGCTTCTAAACCGTCGTGGAGCTGCCACTATAAACCACGATGGCACGGCCACTTAGAACCACGCCCGCGAAGCGCCGCTTGGTTGTGAAACCGCGGCAAAACCGGTATATTTGACGGTTTCCCACACGCTTCGCCATGCACGCCTGTCAGGGGACTTTCCCGCGGCCTTGCCGCCCCTGAACGCCGCTGCCGAAAGGACTCCTGGTTTTGTCTTCCGACGACAACGATTCGAACGATCTGCCCGAGTCGCCAGCCCCCAATCCCGGTGAGGACAGCCTGGGGGGGAAGCTGGTTCCGCTGGCCATCGAAGATGAGCTCAAAAACAGCTACCTGACGTACGCCATGAGCGTGATTGTCAGCCGCGCTCTGCCCGACGTGCGCGACGGGCTCAAGCCTTCGCAGCGCCGCATTCTGGTGGCGATGAATGACTTGAACCTGACGCCCGGCGCGGCGCGGGTCAAATGCGCCAAAATCTCCGGCGACACCTCGGGTAACTATCACCCGCACGGCGAAAGCGTGATCTATCCCACGCTGGTCCGCATGGCCCAAGAGTGGAACATGCGCCACGTGCTGGTCGACAAGCAAGGGAACTTCGGCTCGGTCGCCGGGCTGCCGCCGGCCGCCATGCGGTACACCGAAGCTCGTATGTCGACCATCGCGTCGATGATGATGGACGATCTGAAGCTCGACACGGTCGACTTCGTCCCCACCTACGACGAGCGCCGCGACGAGCCGACGGTGCTGCCGGCCAAGTTTCCCAATCTGTTGGTCAACGGCGCACAGGGCATCGCCGTCGGCATGGCCACCAGCATTCCGCCGCACAATTTGGGCGAAATCTGCCGCTGCCTGATCCGGCTGATCGACCAGCCCGACGTGTCGATCGACGAGTTGCTGGAAATTTGCCCGGGGCCCGACTTCCCGACCGGCGGCATCATCTGCGGCCGCAGCGGCATCCGTCGCGGCTATCACACCGGCCGCGGCAATATCACGCTGCGAGCCCGGGCCCATATCGAAGAGTTCGGCAAGAACCGCCAGCGGATCGTCGTCACCGAGATTCCTTACCAGCGGTCGCGCGACCCGATTGTCGAGCGAATTGCCGAGTTGGTGAACGAAGACAAAATCAAGGGCATTTCGGCCATCCGCGATGAGAGCGACCTGAAAGAGCCGGTTCGCCTGATCCTCGAGATCAAGCGCGACGCCGACGCCGAGGTGGTGCTCAACCAACTCTACGAATTCTCGCCGCTGCAAGACACCTTCTCGATCATCTTCCTGGCGCTGGTCGACGGCAAGCCGCGAACGTCGACGCTCAAGGAGTTGCTGACCGAGTTCCTGCGTCACCGGGTGACGGTGATTCGCCGGCGGACTCAGTTTCTGCTGGCCCGCGCGCGACAGCGCAAGCACACGGTCGAAGGGCTGTTGCTGGCGCACGCGAACATCGACGAAGTGATCCGCGTCATTCGGACCAGCAAGACTCAGCCCGAGGCCAAGGGCCGCTTGATGGAAATCGAGTGCCCCTCGGCGCTGATGCGCCGGGCGTTGGGCGAGCGGGGCTACGAGGCGTTCACGGGCGAGCGGGGCGCGCGCGAGGCGTACACGCTAACGCCCGTCCAGGCCGACGCCATCTTGAAGATGACGCTCGGGCAGTTGGTCAATCTGGAACAAGAGAAGCTGGCCGAAGAATATCAGTCGCTGTTGGACGACATTGCCGAGTACCTGCGCATTTTGTCGGACGACGCCAACATTCGGGCGATCATTCGCGCCGACTTGACCGAGCTTTTGAACAAGCACGCCGACGAGCGGCGAACCGAAATCAGCGGCGAGGAAATCGGCTCGATCGACCTCGAAGACTTGATCGCCGAAGAGAACATGGTGGTCACGATCAGCCACCAGGGTTACATCAAGCGGACGGCTTCCAGCACCTATCGCGCGCAGCGCCGCGGCGGCAAGGGGCTGAAGGGAGCCAAAACCGAGGAAGAAGATCCGATCGAGCATTTGTTCGTGGCCAGCACGCACGACTATCTGCTGTTCTTCACCAACCTGGGGAAGGTCTACTGGCAAAAGGTCTACGATCTGCCGCAACTGGCCCGCGAAAGCCGCGGCCGCGCGGTGGTCAACCTGCTGAACCTGACCGAGGGTGAAAAGATCGCGAGCTGTCTGGCAATCCGCGATTTCTCGAACCCGGAACAGTACCTGATCATGGCCACGCGCCGCGGCCAGGTGAAAAAGACGGTCATCGAGCAATACAGCCGGCCCAAGCGGACGGGCATCATCGCCATCGCCCTGCGCGAAGGGGACGAGCTGGTGGCCGTGTCGGTCACGCAGACCGGCGACGAAATCCTGCTGGCCTCGGCCCGCGGCCAGGCGACCCGCTTCCGCCAATCGGCGGTTCGAGCCATGGGACGCGATTCAAGCGGCGTGCGCGGCATCAAGCTGCGCAGCGGAGATAGTGTCGTTGGCATGGTGGTCGCCGATCCGACGGCGACGCTGCTGACGGTCTGTGAAAAGGGCTACGGCAAGCGAACGCCGTTTGGTCCGAACAGCCCCGAACTGGGCGGCGCGACCGAGGACAATGACGAAGCTGGGACCACCGCGGCCGAGCCGGAAGAAACCGAAGAAGGGGAAGAGACCGGCTCGTCGGCCCGTTACCCGACCAAGGGGCGCGGCACGATGGGCGTGCGCGACATCAAGACCACCGACCGGAACGGGCCGGTGATCGGCATCGCCTCGGTGCGCGACACGGACGAGTTGCTGATGATGACGGCGCGCGGCAAGATTCAGCGCATCGTCGCCAGCGATGTCAGCGTGGTCGGCCGCAACACGCAAGGCGTGCGGATCATGACCTTGGACGAGGCCGACACCCTGGCCGCCGTGGTCCGCGTGCCGCCGGAAGAAGTGGTCGACAGCACGACACCTGGCGACAGCACGACACCGGGCGGCAATGCGCCGGCCGCGCCGACGTCGCCGGAAACAGATAGTAGTGAATCGGGCGGAAGCGAACCGAGCGGCGACGAGTCAGCCCAATAGCGTAACTGGCAACTCGACGTGAAGGCATTCATCACCGGCATTACCGGCTTTGCGGGAAGTTGGCTGGCCGAGCATCTGCTGGCTTGCGGCGATGAAGTCCTCGGCGCCAGTCGCTCGGCCCAGTGGGGCGGCGAGGTGCCCGACGAGCTGCGCCGCCGCGTACGAGTGGTCCCCTGCGACATCGCCGAAGTTGGCGACGACGCGGCGCTGCGCGCGACCCTGGCCGAGTTTCAGCCTGACGTGGTCTATCACCTGGCCGCGTTGGCCGTGCCGGACGACTGTGGGGACGAATGGCCGTCGGTTCGCGCCGGGCGCGTGAACGTCGGCGGCACGCTGCGCGTGGCCGAGCTGGCGGCCCAGTTGCCCGCGCGGCCGCGATTCCTGCTGGCCAGCACGTCGCACGTCTATGCGCCGGTCACCGCCGAACAGTTCATTGTCGACGAGCACGCGCCGCTCGAACCCCAGGCCGGCTATGGCGCCAGCAAGCTGGCCGCCGAGGAAGCGGCCATGCGCGTGATGCGCGAGACGGGCTTGCCCGTGGTGATCGCCCGGGCCTTCCAGCACACCGGGCCGCGGCAAGAGTCGCGGCTGATGCTGCCGTCGTGGGCGCGGCAGTTCGCCGCGGGGGTGAACCCGGTGCAGGTCCACAACCTGCAAACCCACCTGGACCTAACCGACGTGCGCGACGTGGTCCGCTGTTATCGGCTGTTGGCGACGCGCGGCGAGCCCGGAGTGTGCTACAACGTCGGCTCGGGGCGCTCGACGCGGAATGGCGAGCTGTTCGAGCAGCTCCAACAACTGGCCGACCCGGCCCGGCAGGTGGTTGAATTATCGCCGGGAAAAAAACAGAATTGCGTGGCTGACCTGACTCGGTTGACCGCCCACACGGGCTGGCGGCCGCTGATTCCGCTTTCGCAGACCGTCGCCGACACTTGGCGCTACTGGCAACAGCAATCCGCATTGCCACATCAACCTGCTTCGCAACCGCGCACCGCATCGCCTGGCCGCTCGACCCTTGGTTCGAGCGCCGAGCCGCAAAGGAATGATTCATGAAACTCGCAGTGATTGGCACCGGCTACGTCGGCCTGGTGAGCGGAACCTGCTTTGCCGAAAGCGGCAACGACGTGGTTTGTGTCGACATCGACGCGGCCAAGGTCGAGCGCCTGCGCCGCGGCGAGATTCCGATCTATGAGCCCGGCCTGGCCGAAATGGTCCATGGCAACGCGGCGGCCGAACGACTGAGCTTTACCACGGACCTGACCACGGCGGTGCGCGCGGCCGACGTGATCTTTCTGGCCGTTGGTACGCCGCAGTCGCACGACGGCTCGGCCGATCTGACCGCGCTGCGCAAGGTCGTCGACTCGCTGGCGCCCCATCTGCGTCCCGAGGCGATCGTCGTCACCAAGAGCACCGTGCCGGTCGGCACCAATCGGCAGATTTACAACCGGTTGCACGAGCTATTGAAGCGCCCGTGTCACGTGGCCAGCAACCCCGAGTTCCTCAAGGAAGGGGCGGCGATCGAGGACTTCATGCGCCCTGACCGCGTGGTGGTCGGTGTCCGCGAGGAGCGCGTGGCGGACGTGATGCGCGAGTTGTACAAGCCGTTCCTGAGGACCGAGCACCCGTTCCTGGTGATGTCCCCCGAGAGCGCCGAGATGACTAAGTACGTGGCCAACGCTTTGTTGGCCACGAAGATCAGCTTTATCAACGAAGTCGCCAACCTGTGCGGACATCTCGAAGCCGACATCAACGACGTCCGCCGCGGCATTGGCCACGACCGGCGAATCGGCTTTCAGTTCCTGTTCCCCGGCTTGGGCTACGGCGGCAGTTGCTTCCCCAAGGACGTGAGGGCGCTGGAATCAATGGCCCATCGCGTGGGCGTCGAGCCGCATATCTTGCTGGCCATCGACAAAGTGAACAATCATCAAAAAACGATCTTGTTGGACCGGATCGTCGAGCATTTCCACGGCGATTTGTCGGGCAAGACGATTGCCGTATGGGGACTGGCGTTCAAGCCGCGCACCGACGACATTCGCGAAGCGCCGGCCTTGGCGCTGATCGACAAGCTGCTGGCCCTGGGCGCCAAGATTCACGTCCACGATCCCGAGGCCATCGAAAACGTCCGCCACGAGTACGGCGACAAGCTGGTCTATGCCGAGCGGCCCTACGACGCCCTGCCGGGGGCCGACGCGCTGGTGATTGCCACCGAGTGGAAAGAGTTCCTGAACCCGGACTTCAAGCGGATGAAAACGCTGATGCGCGGGTCGGTGATCTTCGACGGGCGAAACGTCTACGAGCCCGAGCAGATGCGCCACGCTGGCTTCACGTACCACTCAATCGGCCGCGCGAGCGTGAAAGCGAAATGAACGCGGGTTAACCACGGAGACACGGAGTCGTGGAGATTTGCACGGAGAAGGCAGAGAACAAATGTCCAATAACCAAAGGCAAACGACCGGAACGAAACTCCTTGGTCATTGGGATTTGGTCATTGGTCATTCATTCAGAAGTCTTGCTGATCCCTCCGTGCCCAACTCCGTGTCTCAGTGTCTCCGTGGCAAATGAGGCTTACCGGTACGGCTTCCAGCCGGTGCGGTCTTCGCGCGGGTCGCGGGCGGTGCGCGGCTCGCGGTCGGCCGGAGGAGTTTCGGGGGGCTCGATCACGATCATCGGCCGATCGTTGTTGAGTGACGTCGTCTGCGGCTCGCGCTCGCGATGAGCCGGGCGAATTGGCCGCGTCCAGCCGCCGCGCGATGAAGCGCCTCCGGTCATTGGACCGCCGGAAGCTGTGCCACCGGAAAACGCGCCGCCCGTCATCGGTCCCGTGTGCGTTGTTGATTGCTGCATTCCGGGCGATTGCGACGAACGGGCCATCGGGCCGGCGTTGGGCAGTTCGATTTCGACCGGCAGCGACGCGTCGAGCTTGCGCCCGTCGGTCGTCGTGTAGCGGACGTTCAGTGACAGGTGCTTGTGGCGCGGCGGCGGCCCGGTCCAGCGCATCGAGAACTTGTAACCTGCGGTCGGCTCGTTGCCCGGCGGCGCGTCGCCGGTGGACTCAGCCAGTTTGCTCCATCGCTTGGCCACGTCGGCCGCGGCAAAGTCCCAGCGCGCCAGCCGCGCCTCGGGACCATGATTGGTCGGGTCCAGCAGCACGATCGAAATCGACGCCGGCTTGTCGACCAGTTGACCGTCGACCGCGCGCGGCTCGACCAGGACCGCGATCCCGTCGTCGCCGGGGCGGCCGTCGAGGTTCACGCCGCCACTTTGTTGCTGATGGAGCGTGATCGCCATCACTTCGGCGGTGCTGTTCAGCTTGGGGCCGTGCTCGTGCTGGGCTCCTTGCGGAACCTCGGGCAAGTCGACCTGGGGAGCGTTCAGCGGAGCGGGCGACGGCCGCGGGGCCTCGCCTTCGGGCGTTTTGGCGTTGGGGGCGCGGATTTCCGGCGGACCCTCGAAGGCCTGCGCAGGCTCGGGCAACTTGACCGACGGCGGCAGCAAGCGGCCACCCTCGCCGCGCGGACGCCACCCGCCGTTGCCGCGGCGCGGCGTGTCGTCGCTGGGCGAAGTGGCCTCGCGGCCGACCTGGGCCCGCAGGGCGTCGTTCTCGCGGCGGGTCGCTTCGACCAGATCGCACTGATCCTGCAGCTTGTCCTCGAGCTCGTAAATCCGGTCTTCCTGCCGGCGCAGGTCGCGTTCGAGCAATTCCTGCGTGGCGCCGTTGCGACAGCCAGCCGTCACAACGGCCAACACGAACAAAATGACAAGGCGCAGGGTCATGAAGCGACTGCCGGGAGGAAAAGCGGAGAGGAGCCTGTTTGTGGGGGCCATTCCAATACGCGGAATCGCCACGGGGAGCAAGAGCAGTTGCTCGTGCTAGCAAGTTGCCGGGAGATAGCAGGACGACAGGATACAGGCAAAGCAAAGGCGGGAATTTGAACCGCAAAGACGCAAAGGGCGCAAAAAATAGTGAATCTGAAACGCAGAGGGCGCTGAGGAACGCAGAGAGGAAGAGGAGTTAAAACCCCTCCTCTATGCTCCTCCGCGCCCTCTGCGATTTAATTCTTTCTGTATTTCTTTGCGATCTTTGCGTCTTTGCGGTTCAGAATCCCTTGCTGCGCAAGAAAAAGCCCAGGGGGTGAAACCCCTGGGCTTGAATGACGCCGTGTGGAATGAACCAGGCGCGCGTTACGTCGTGGCGGCCGGGGCCGCCGGCGTGGCCCGATCGACCACCCGGTCGATCAACCGGTACTCCAGCGCCTCTTCGGCCGACATGAACCGGTCGCGGTCGGTGTCGGCTTCGATCTTGTCCAGCGGATGGCCGGTGTGCTTGAGCAGGATGCGGTTGAGCTTTTCCTTGATCTTCTTGAATTCCTTGGCGTGAATCATGATCTCCTCGGCGGTTCCTTCCATGCCGGCCAGCGGCTGGTGGATCATGATCCGCGAGTTGGGCAGCGCGTGCCGCTTGCCGGCCGTGCCCGCGGTGAGCAGCACGGCGCCCATCGACGCGCACTGGCCAATGCAGTAGGTCGCCACGTCGCAGGTGACGAACTGCATGGTGTCGTAAATGGCCAAGCCCGCCGTGACGCTGCCGCCCGGCGAGTTGATGTACAGATGGATGTCGGCCTTGGGGTCTTCCGATTGCAGGAACAACATCTGGGCCACGATGATGTTGGCCACTTCGTCGTTGACCTGCGAACCGAGGAAGACGATCCGGTCCTTGAGCAACCGGCTATAGATGTCCATCGACCGCTCTTCGCGGCCGTTCTTCTCGATGACAAAAGGAACCAAAGGCATGGCGTTATTCGTCCTCGTCTTCCTTGCCTGAGACAGGCGGGCGGGTCAGGATTTCGTCGACCAGGCCGTACGTGACGGCCTCCTTGGCGTGAATGTAGAAATCGCGGTCAGTGTCGTGGGCGATCTTCTCGATCGACTGGCCGGTGTGGTGCGCCAGGATGT belongs to Planctomycetota bacterium and includes:
- a CDS encoding UDP-glucose/GDP-mannose dehydrogenase family protein — translated: MKLAVIGTGYVGLVSGTCFAESGNDVVCVDIDAAKVERLRRGEIPIYEPGLAEMVHGNAAAERLSFTTDLTTAVRAADVIFLAVGTPQSHDGSADLTALRKVVDSLAPHLRPEAIVVTKSTVPVGTNRQIYNRLHELLKRPCHVASNPEFLKEGAAIEDFMRPDRVVVGVREERVADVMRELYKPFLRTEHPFLVMSPESAEMTKYVANALLATKISFINEVANLCGHLEADINDVRRGIGHDRRIGFQFLFPGLGYGGSCFPKDVRALESMAHRVGVEPHILLAIDKVNNHQKTILLDRIVEHFHGDLSGKTIAVWGLAFKPRTDDIREAPALALIDKLLALGAKIHVHDPEAIENVRHEYGDKLVYAERPYDALPGADALVIATEWKEFLNPDFKRMKTLMRGSVIFDGRNVYEPEQMRHAGFTYHSIGRASVKAK
- a CDS encoding ATP-dependent Clp protease proteolytic subunit, producing the protein MPLVPFVIEKNGREERSMDIYSRLLKDRIVFLGSQVNDEVANIIVAQMLFLQSEDPKADIHLYINSPGGSVTAGLAIYDTMQFVTCDVATYCIGQCASMGAVLLTAGTAGKRHALPNSRIMIHQPLAGMEGTAEEIMIHAKEFKKIKEKLNRILLKHTGHPLDKIEADTDRDRFMSAEEALEYRLIDRVVDRATPAAPAATT